From a region of the Candidatus Brocadia sp. genome:
- a CDS encoding IS66 family transposase codes for MTIENIDIDATLRKVEKLLSEEKGLSPAIRSMIELLVLVITLLVGRLNRNSRNSSKPPASDPNRTRKSRAKGERKAGGQEGHDGVTLKKVANPDKVEVIKVDRRKYPSGKYRLIGYESRQVFDMKISRVVTEYRAEIVEDAEGSRFVASFPEGVTKAVQYGPDLKAHAVYMSQYQLIPYKRIQEYFEEQMGIPLSEGSLYNFNKDAYESLEAFEGKTKEELVKSEVLQADETSINKNGDRYWLHSASNSLWTHFFPHERRGTEAMDSIGILPQFRGILCHDHLKAYYTYTRCTHALCNAHHLRELEGVWEEDKKQPWAKEMKALLEEINRAVKDAGGLLENGESEKYRQRYRGILQNAEAESPPPDETNRKGKRGRVKRTKARNLLERLREYEGDVLRFMDNKNVPFTNNLAENDIRMTKVQQKISGCFRSLDGAKIFCLIRSYLSTCRKQGVNLSQALRMVFRGKLPDFASS; via the coding sequence TTGACGATAGAGAATATAGATATAGATGCAACGCTGCGGAAAGTAGAAAAGCTGCTTTCAGAGGAAAAAGGTCTGTCACCTGCCATAAGGTCAATGATAGAGTTGTTGGTGTTAGTGATAACGCTGCTGGTAGGACGTCTGAACCGGAACAGTCGCAACAGTAGTAAGCCGCCCGCAAGCGATCCGAATCGCACGAGAAAGAGCAGGGCGAAAGGAGAGAGGAAGGCAGGTGGGCAAGAGGGTCATGATGGAGTAACGCTGAAAAAGGTAGCCAATCCTGATAAGGTGGAAGTAATAAAAGTAGACCGGAGGAAGTATCCGAGCGGCAAATACAGGTTGATCGGTTATGAGTCGCGTCAGGTGTTTGATATGAAGATTTCAAGGGTGGTAACGGAGTATCGGGCAGAGATAGTTGAGGATGCGGAGGGAAGTAGGTTTGTAGCGTCATTTCCGGAAGGGGTGACAAAGGCAGTGCAGTATGGGCCGGATTTGAAAGCGCACGCAGTATATATGTCACAGTATCAATTGATACCCTATAAGAGGATCCAGGAGTATTTTGAGGAGCAGATGGGGATACCGCTGAGCGAAGGCTCTCTTTACAACTTTAACAAGGATGCCTACGAATCTCTGGAAGCCTTCGAGGGGAAAACCAAGGAAGAACTTGTCAAATCAGAGGTATTGCAGGCAGATGAAACGAGCATCAACAAGAACGGAGACAGGTATTGGCTGCATAGTGCATCCAATAGTTTGTGGACACACTTTTTCCCTCACGAAAGACGTGGGACGGAAGCGATGGATAGTATCGGGATACTGCCCCAGTTTCGGGGGATTCTTTGTCACGACCATTTGAAGGCGTATTACACCTACACCCGCTGTACACATGCGCTCTGTAATGCACACCACCTGAGGGAATTGGAGGGGGTGTGGGAAGAGGATAAGAAGCAACCGTGGGCGAAAGAGATGAAAGCCCTGCTCGAAGAGATAAACCGTGCGGTAAAGGATGCGGGGGGTTTGTTGGAAAACGGCGAGTCTGAGAAATACCGGCAAAGGTACCGGGGGATATTGCAAAACGCAGAAGCTGAAAGCCCGCCCCCTGATGAAACGAACCGTAAGGGGAAAAGAGGGCGGGTAAAAAGGACAAAAGCACGGAATCTCCTGGAACGATTACGGGAGTATGAGGGTGATGTGCTCAGATTTATGGACAATAAAAACGTCCCCTTCACGAATAACCTGGCCGAAAACGATATCAGGATGACGAAGGTTCAGCAGAAGATATCGGGCTGTTTTCGTTCTCTGGACGGAGCGAAGATCTTCTGCCTCATCCGTAGTTATCTCTCGACTTGTCGAAAACAAGGGGTAAATTTAAGTCAGGCATTACGGATGGTATTTCGCGGCAAATTGCCTGATTTTGCCAGCTCGTAA
- a CDS encoding IS1380 family transposase has product MSGKGLTVHAGLLPVLTFMGKLLFRQRVQETVRKERGANARYQMVDGVQMVVVGLIAGATSMVQVVKVWSDEVLKKIPGWKEIPVDSTIGRIMKLVSPGDIVELTGIIHRFRGQVWKRAVRSGHTLRSALSDMWIDVDSTVDGVYGDQQGAEVGYNPKKKGQKAYHPMIAFVAETKEILHSWFRCGSAYMGNGIVEFMRECMAYTKKRVRVIFRGDSGFFSGELLDYLESVSAGYLIKVKLKNLVGLLEGQKWEAVEGHAGWEQADFTYRCGEWNRARRFVAVKKLIKIERGGLFPIPVYEYFCYVTTERFGPIEAHWSYGKRATCETWIEECKSQMNAGHLRTGEFLANAALFQCAVLAYNLLKWMALLTGGLVQQWEVKTMRLWLIRVAGKLTKGSRQLTLKLPEKFLHQEEWRAWEGMSLSVAFG; this is encoded by the coding sequence ATGAGTGGGAAGGGATTAACCGTGCATGCAGGACTCTTACCGGTACTGACTTTCATGGGGAAGTTGTTATTCAGACAGAGAGTGCAAGAGACAGTACGTAAGGAGCGGGGGGCAAATGCACGGTATCAGATGGTTGATGGTGTGCAAATGGTCGTCGTGGGGTTGATAGCGGGAGCGACCTCGATGGTGCAGGTAGTGAAGGTGTGGTCGGATGAGGTACTGAAGAAGATACCGGGATGGAAAGAGATTCCCGTCGATAGCACGATAGGGCGTATTATGAAGCTGGTAAGTCCGGGGGATATTGTGGAACTGACGGGGATAATCCATCGATTCCGGGGACAGGTGTGGAAACGGGCGGTGCGTTCAGGGCATACATTAAGAAGTGCGCTGAGCGATATGTGGATAGACGTTGATTCAACGGTGGACGGAGTCTATGGGGATCAGCAGGGTGCGGAAGTGGGATATAACCCCAAAAAGAAGGGACAGAAGGCGTATCATCCCATGATAGCATTTGTGGCAGAGACGAAAGAGATATTGCATAGTTGGTTTCGCTGCGGGAGCGCATACATGGGCAATGGGATTGTAGAGTTTATGAGGGAGTGTATGGCGTATACGAAGAAGCGGGTACGGGTGATCTTTCGGGGAGACAGTGGTTTTTTCTCGGGAGAGTTGCTGGATTACCTGGAGTCGGTATCCGCGGGATACCTTATCAAGGTGAAGCTGAAGAATCTGGTGGGGTTGCTCGAAGGGCAGAAGTGGGAGGCAGTGGAAGGGCATGCAGGGTGGGAGCAGGCAGATTTTACGTATCGGTGCGGTGAGTGGAATCGTGCAAGACGATTTGTGGCAGTAAAGAAGTTGATCAAAATCGAGAGAGGGGGGTTGTTTCCCATACCGGTGTATGAGTATTTCTGCTACGTTACGACGGAGCGGTTCGGTCCGATAGAAGCGCATTGGTCGTATGGAAAGAGGGCGACCTGCGAGACGTGGATAGAAGAGTGTAAGAGTCAGATGAATGCGGGTCATCTGCGCACGGGTGAGTTTCTGGCAAATGCGGCGTTATTTCAGTGTGCGGTGTTGGCGTATAACCTCTTGAAGTGGATGGCGCTGCTCACCGGAGGATTGGTGCAGCAGTGGGAAGTAAAGACGATGCGGTTGTGGTTGATTCGTGTTGCAGGGAAATTGACAAAGGGAAGCAGGCAGTTGACCTTAAAGTTGCCGGAGAAATTTCTTCATCAGGAAGAATGGCGGGCGTGGGAAGGCATGTCGCTGAGTGTGGCGTTCGGCTAG
- a CDS encoding transposase has translation MHIVENKSKSGKKIYRSILLRESYREGGKVRKRTIANLSNCTSREIEAIKLALSHKEDLTALGALSGSVELQEGMSVGAIWSVYQVAKELGIEEALGKDFQGRLALWQVMSRVINQGSRLSAVRLAQVHAAGDVLGMKRGFDENDLYDNLSWLSEHQAKIERTLFDARRAGKKPKLFLYDVTSSYVEGELNHFGEYGYNRDGKKGKKQIVIGMLCDEFGEPVSTEVFRGNTQDPKTFESQVKKTAERFGCTGVTMVGDRGMIKTMQIECLPEGFHYITAITKPQIESLIKQGILQLGLFEEKLCEIKSEGVRYILRRNPIRAEEMAKTRMSKLQHMGRLYR, from the coding sequence ATGCATATTGTGGAAAACAAATCAAAATCCGGCAAAAAAATCTACCGTTCCATCCTTTTACGGGAATCGTATCGGGAAGGCGGAAAGGTCAGGAAGCGTACCATTGCAAATCTGTCGAACTGCACATCGCGGGAGATAGAAGCGATAAAGCTTGCCCTCAGCCATAAAGAGGATCTCACTGCATTGGGGGCATTGTCAGGATCGGTGGAACTCCAGGAGGGGATGTCCGTGGGGGCGATCTGGAGTGTGTACCAGGTGGCAAAGGAATTAGGGATAGAGGAGGCGTTGGGGAAGGATTTTCAGGGGAGACTGGCGCTGTGGCAGGTAATGTCGCGGGTGATAAATCAGGGGTCAAGACTCTCGGCGGTAAGGCTGGCGCAGGTGCATGCGGCGGGTGATGTGCTGGGTATGAAGCGGGGGTTCGACGAGAATGATCTCTACGATAATTTATCGTGGTTATCGGAGCATCAGGCAAAGATAGAGCGAACGTTGTTTGATGCAAGACGGGCAGGCAAGAAGCCGAAGCTGTTTCTGTATGACGTGACGAGCAGTTATGTGGAGGGGGAGTTAAATCATTTTGGTGAGTACGGGTATAATCGTGACGGCAAGAAGGGGAAGAAGCAGATCGTGATTGGTATGCTGTGTGATGAATTTGGGGAGCCGGTGTCCACGGAGGTATTTCGGGGCAATACCCAGGACCCAAAGACCTTTGAGTCTCAGGTAAAGAAGACGGCAGAACGGTTTGGGTGCACCGGGGTGACCATGGTAGGTGATCGGGGGATGATCAAGACGATGCAAATCGAATGTTTGCCGGAAGGATTTCATTACATAACGGCGATAACCAAGCCGCAGATCGAGTCGTTGATAAAACAAGGGATTCTGCAGTTAGGGTTGTTTGAAGAAAAGCTCTGCGAGATAAAGAGTGAGGGGGTTCGGTATATTCTGAGACGCAATCCGATAAGGGCAGAAGAGATGGCGAAGACTCGCATGTCAAAACTACAGCATATGGGGAGACTATATCGATAA
- a CDS encoding ISNCY family transposase, with protein sequence MRKRFEQQLKLGIIPISGVKLPIKSRDELPPILRALQHIYVTPELNEEVFRILEAKVTKGKKKTGRYGMDLWHILVLSVVRLGLDADYDRLEDFANHHKLIRQIMGVETAFGEAKVFSMQSIKDNIRLLDEETLRQINEVVISSGHQLVKKKDEGLCIKVDTYVLETNVHFPTDMNLLWDAGRKSLDMIEDAIEEGILAGKGWRKSKYWRRELKKLMRISAKASSSGGKNKEEHVRSYLELSRGLSEKIGASLLAIYEKVLTTNQVDKHAGKIGTLEYFHGMLNKQIDLVERRVIRDEVIPAAEKVHSLFEPHTEWLYKGKSNKRVELGHNILVASDQWGFIVDHVVGEKQADVSLVIPLADRLLSRYGEGTIKSISFDKGFYKKENKELLSLYIPEVILPKKGKKNKAEQEEESGKTFKKLRHKHSAVESDINRLEHHGLDRCPDKGLHAFKRYCAMGVLAANLHKLGNVLQEKARKQCEKLRKAA encoded by the coding sequence ATGAGAAAGAGATTTGAGCAGCAATTGAAGCTTGGCATCATACCCATTTCAGGGGTAAAACTGCCAATAAAGAGTCGAGATGAGCTACCACCGATACTGAGGGCGTTGCAACATATCTATGTTACACCGGAGTTGAACGAGGAGGTATTCCGGATATTAGAGGCGAAGGTAACGAAGGGGAAGAAAAAGACGGGAAGATATGGGATGGATTTATGGCATATTTTGGTGTTGTCGGTGGTAAGATTAGGGTTAGATGCCGATTATGACAGGTTGGAGGATTTTGCCAACCATCACAAACTTATCAGGCAGATAATGGGGGTTGAGACGGCATTTGGAGAGGCGAAGGTTTTTTCGATGCAGAGCATCAAGGACAATATAAGATTGTTGGATGAGGAGACCCTCAGGCAGATAAATGAAGTGGTGATATCATCGGGGCATCAGTTGGTTAAAAAAAAGGACGAAGGACTGTGTATTAAGGTGGATACGTATGTGTTAGAGACGAATGTACACTTTCCGACCGATATGAATTTATTGTGGGATGCGGGACGCAAGAGTCTGGACATGATAGAGGATGCAATAGAGGAAGGCATCCTGGCGGGGAAAGGATGGCGCAAGAGCAAATATTGGAGGAGAGAGTTAAAAAAGCTGATGAGGATAAGCGCAAAGGCGTCAAGCAGCGGGGGGAAAAACAAGGAAGAGCATGTGAGGAGTTACTTGGAATTATCGAGGGGTTTGAGTGAAAAGATAGGAGCGAGTCTGTTAGCCATCTACGAAAAGGTGCTAACGACGAACCAGGTAGACAAGCATGCAGGGAAAATAGGGACACTGGAGTATTTTCACGGGATGTTGAATAAACAGATAGACCTGGTGGAGAGAAGGGTGATCCGGGATGAGGTAATACCGGCGGCAGAAAAGGTTCATTCGTTGTTTGAGCCGCATACGGAGTGGCTGTACAAAGGCAAGTCAAACAAAAGGGTAGAGTTGGGACATAATATTCTGGTAGCAAGCGATCAGTGGGGTTTCATCGTGGACCATGTGGTAGGAGAAAAACAGGCGGATGTATCGTTGGTAATTCCATTGGCAGATAGGTTGTTGAGCCGTTACGGAGAAGGCACAATAAAGAGTATAAGTTTTGATAAAGGTTTTTACAAGAAAGAGAATAAAGAGTTGCTGAGTTTGTATATACCAGAGGTAATCCTTCCCAAGAAGGGCAAGAAGAATAAGGCGGAACAGGAAGAGGAATCGGGTAAGACATTTAAGAAGCTAAGGCACAAGCACTCGGCGGTAGAATCGGATATCAATCGTTTGGAGCATCACGGCTTGGATAGGTGTCCGGACAAAGGGCTGCATGCCTTTAAAAGATATTGTGCAATGGGCGTGTTAGCTGCGAATTTGCACAAGCTGGGAAACGTGCTGCAGGAGAAGGCACGGAAGCAGTGCGAAAAGTTGCGAAAAGCCGCCTAA
- a CDS encoding transposase — protein MWYIGKLTEEYRQRMYDLLELYTRSYCEDEPVICVDEKSKQLLEQPRLPIPASPGNPVKEDCEYKRAGTRNIFMAVEPNGGCRQVEVTTRRTKRDFVQFIGHLVKKVYVVFERKPPRAL, from the coding sequence ATGTGGTATATTGGTAAATTGACTGAGGAATACCGCCAAAGGATGTATGATTTGCTGGAACTCTACACGAGGTCTTATTGTGAGGACGAGCCAGTGATTTGCGTAGACGAGAAGAGTAAGCAGCTTTTGGAACAACCGCGCCTCCCAATTCCTGCCAGTCCGGGCAATCCTGTCAAAGAGGACTGCGAGTATAAACGTGCCGGCACCCGTAATATTTTCATGGCAGTTGAACCTAATGGTGGTTGTAGACAGGTTGAAGTGACAACCCGTCGTACCAAGAGAGATTTTGTCCAGTTCATCGGCCATTTGGTAAAAAAAGTCTATGTAGTGTTTGAACGGAAACCCCCCAGAGCCCTGTAA
- a CDS encoding deoxyribonuclease IV — protein MLGCTVSTVGGLPKGFSWARKWGCECIQIYVTLSRRWNVSALSSEEVLKFKAAWQDSPVKKVVAHVPYLVNLASSNKDLQQKSRERLKTELSRARQFGVHFLILHPGSCGDSNKGDGMKRTIETLNTISNTRGNPKTQILLETMAGQGTSIGSAFEEIACLLEEMNHPEFMGVCFDTAHVFAAGYDIRGYKGYEAVLREFDRIVGIRQIKAIHINDSRTGLGSRSDRHACIGEGKLGLEMFHALMRDPRFLNIPKILEIPERDTRSEDNLRLLQKLQSIPDRLPKSQGLRKKLMRKESDAG, from the coding sequence ATGTTAGGATGCACTGTTTCTACCGTAGGCGGATTACCGAAGGGCTTTTCCTGGGCCAGGAAATGGGGATGCGAATGTATTCAAATCTATGTGACCCTGTCCCGCAGGTGGAATGTGTCCGCGTTGTCATCCGAAGAGGTGCTCAAATTCAAGGCTGCCTGGCAGGACAGTCCGGTCAAAAAAGTAGTTGCCCACGTCCCCTATCTGGTAAATCTCGCCTCTTCCAACAAAGACCTTCAGCAAAAGTCACGGGAACGGCTGAAGACAGAATTATCGAGGGCGAGACAATTCGGCGTACATTTCCTGATCCTTCATCCGGGCAGTTGCGGAGATTCAAATAAGGGAGACGGCATGAAGAGAACCATTGAAACCCTCAATACCATTTCAAACACGCGCGGCAATCCAAAAACTCAAATACTTCTGGAAACCATGGCTGGTCAGGGAACGTCGATAGGCTCTGCCTTTGAAGAAATCGCCTGCCTCCTTGAAGAAATGAACCATCCGGAATTCATGGGCGTATGCTTCGATACCGCGCACGTCTTTGCAGCCGGATACGATATCAGGGGGTATAAGGGCTACGAAGCCGTTCTTCGTGAATTTGACAGAATTGTTGGCATCAGGCAAATAAAGGCAATTCACATTAACGATTCACGGACGGGCCTCGGTTCCCGCAGTGACCGCCATGCCTGCATTGGGGAAGGGAAATTGGGGCTGGAAATGTTTCATGCCCTCATGAGAGACCCAAGGTTTCTGAATATTCCAAAAATATTAGAAATTCCGGAAAGGGACACAAGAAGCGAAGATAATTTAAGGCTGCTGCAAAAACTCCAATCAATCCCCGATCGTCTCCCGAAATCTCAGGGTTTGAGGAAGAAGCTTATGCGCAAAGAAAGCGATGCCGGATGA
- a CDS encoding DUF3786 domain-containing protein: MKFESAIKRSWDNLSGSSISDNNKVKFLDDEYMVNFKLRQVLSLPNNTPVEDHRTVLILHYLLQKITGLPVVSGEYLSFNGLSSINRFADVFKKRSTDVILKRYGNNIFDIFSVLHNLPAQKANRADAAIVIEAFEGVPILIELWKADEEFGPEANILFDKTITKIFCVEDIVVLAEVVARAVSYMNADEIYG, translated from the coding sequence ATGAAATTTGAATCAGCAATAAAAAGATCTTGGGATAACCTCTCAGGTTCGAGCATATCAGATAATAACAAAGTCAAATTTCTTGATGATGAGTACATGGTTAATTTTAAGCTCCGCCAAGTATTATCGTTGCCCAATAATACACCAGTAGAGGATCATAGAACGGTTCTAATCCTTCATTATTTATTGCAAAAGATAACTGGTTTACCGGTAGTAAGCGGAGAATATCTCAGTTTTAATGGACTCTCTTCTATAAACAGATTTGCCGATGTGTTTAAGAAGCGATCTACTGATGTGATACTGAAAAGATACGGGAATAATATATTCGATATATTTTCAGTGTTGCATAATTTACCTGCTCAAAAGGCAAACCGCGCAGACGCAGCAATTGTAATTGAAGCATTTGAAGGTGTCCCAATACTAATTGAACTCTGGAAAGCGGATGAAGAGTTTGGCCCTGAGGCAAATATACTTTTTGACAAAACCATAACGAAGATATTCTGTGTTGAGGACATAGTAGTATTGGCGGAAGTTGTTGCGCGGGCTGTATCTTATATGAATGCCGATGAGATATATGGCTGA
- a CDS encoding ISL3 family transposase — MLTVTEVAKHFGINWKTVKTIDTFFLERQYAQTDYQNLRILAVDEISVKKGQRYLTVVLDYLSGRVVWVGKERTKETLGTFFAGMTEEQRQALEAIAMDMWDPYIHAVKKHVPHVKIVFDLFHVVSSFGKVIDKVRNAEYQKASKKDKDIIKGSKYLLLKNKRNIRRKKHREHLKQLLSLNETINTVLILKDKLKHIWTYTSRTWARKAIDVAKTLNYSVVNKFANMLTKYRYGILNHCDYKIHTSKLEGVNNKIKVIKRKAYGFHDERYFSLKIIQAFAN; from the coding sequence GTGTTAACCGTAACCGAAGTTGCAAAACATTTTGGAATTAACTGGAAAACCGTAAAAACCATCGATACGTTTTTTCTGGAACGACAATACGCGCAGACAGATTATCAGAATCTTCGCATACTGGCAGTAGACGAAATCTCTGTTAAGAAGGGACAGCGCTATTTGACCGTTGTTCTGGACTATCTGAGTGGCCGCGTAGTCTGGGTGGGAAAGGAAAGAACAAAAGAAACGCTGGGAACCTTCTTTGCGGGTATGACAGAGGAACAAAGGCAGGCGCTTGAGGCCATTGCCATGGATATGTGGGATCCTTATATTCATGCAGTAAAAAAGCACGTGCCTCATGTTAAGATAGTCTTTGACCTGTTTCATGTGGTTTCAAGTTTTGGTAAAGTTATTGACAAGGTGAGAAATGCTGAATATCAAAAAGCATCGAAGAAGGATAAGGACATCATCAAGGGTTCAAAATATCTTTTGTTAAAAAACAAACGAAATATTCGCAGGAAAAAACACCGAGAACATCTCAAACAGCTCTTGTCGCTCAATGAAACCATAAATACCGTTCTGATTCTTAAAGATAAACTCAAACATATTTGGACCTATACCTCACGGACGTGGGCGAGAAAAGCCATTGATGTAGCGAAAACACTAAACTATTCTGTCGTGAATAAGTTTGCAAATATGCTTACAAAATACCGCTACGGAATCTTGAATCACTGCGATTATAAAATTCATACCAGTAAACTCGAAGGGGTTAATAATAAGATCAAAGTTATCAAAAGAAAAGCTTATGGATTTCATGACGAACGGTACTTTTCATTAAAAATTATACAAGCTTTTGCAAACTAA
- a CDS encoding sulfite exporter TauE/SafE family protein — MEIWQFFVVFAVGALAGFMNVLAGGGSILTLPMLIFLGLPPAVANGTNRLAVVVQSIFAVAGFRSKGVSDFKSSLILSCPALLGGLIGAQLAVAVSDQVFKKALAIIMIFILGFILWDPIRKKHDTIHHKEDTSHLSTSRRIAIMFFLFFAGIYGGFVQAGVGFLIIMALNIIGGLNLVKTNSHKVFIVGINALFSLLVFVFHNKIYWIIGLVLAAGNGLGGWIGSHFAVSKGERFIRVVLTLCVIAMVVKLLI; from the coding sequence ATGGAAATCTGGCAGTTTTTCGTTGTCTTTGCCGTTGGCGCACTAGCAGGATTTATGAACGTCCTTGCGGGTGGCGGCTCAATTCTTACCCTCCCCATGCTTATCTTCCTTGGGTTACCTCCGGCTGTGGCCAACGGCACCAACCGTCTGGCAGTGGTGGTACAGAGCATCTTTGCCGTTGCCGGGTTCCGAAGCAAGGGCGTCTCAGACTTTAAATCAAGCCTGATCTTATCATGTCCTGCGCTTCTCGGGGGCTTAATCGGAGCCCAGCTTGCTGTGGCAGTGTCCGATCAGGTGTTCAAAAAGGCGCTGGCCATCATTATGATATTCATTCTCGGATTCATCCTCTGGGACCCGATACGAAAAAAACATGACACTATTCACCACAAGGAAGACACATCACACCTCAGCACAAGCCGGCGCATAGCGATTATGTTCTTCTTGTTTTTTGCCGGAATTTATGGCGGCTTTGTTCAGGCAGGCGTTGGTTTCCTGATTATTATGGCGCTGAACATCATTGGTGGGTTAAATCTGGTAAAAACGAATAGTCACAAGGTATTCATCGTCGGCATCAATGCATTATTTTCCTTACTCGTATTCGTATTTCATAATAAAATATACTGGATTATAGGGCTGGTTTTGGCTGCGGGCAATGGCCTTGGAGGTTGGATAGGCAGCCATTTTGCCGTAAGTAAAGGCGAACGGTTTATCAGGGTCGTGCTTACCCTTTGTGTCATTGCCATGGTAGTAAAGCTTTTGATTTAG
- a CDS encoding TonB-dependent receptor, producing MNYTYQNPEDNRGNDLPFVARHYGNFGVNARPCKYINANLSAFFSGNRSRDDDDPDEERDDLSSYALLNLSLIAKEFFKSMEVQGTVFNLLDKDYSDPGPPEVSDDLPRPGRTFFVGLSYQF from the coding sequence ATGAATTATACCTATCAAAACCCGGAAGATAATCGCGGAAATGACCTGCCGTTTGTTGCAAGACACTACGGCAACTTTGGAGTGAACGCGCGGCCCTGCAAATATATCAACGCCAACCTGAGCGCCTTTTTCAGCGGAAATCGGTCCAGGGACGATGACGATCCTGATGAAGAGAGGGACGACTTGTCATCGTATGCCTTGTTAAATCTCTCTCTCATCGCCAAGGAATTCTTTAAGAGCATGGAGGTGCAGGGAACGGTATTCAACCTGCTCGACAAAGACTATAGCGACCCCGGTCCTCCCGAAGTGTCCGACGACCTGCCCAGGCCCGGAAGGACATTTTTTGTTGGACTGAGCTACCAGTTTTAG
- a CDS encoding amidohydrolase family protein produces the protein MKDSAGVRTVPVDAIAFLQDNVAWNRVSFCIQDGKILSCESRNDPAQFFVTPGFVNCHMHWLMLGEPTLEREIELMKNRPDEMIDIMVENARSTVLKGITACCDKGPPGLETHRIYQGLRTAKSCGLPVPKTLVSTWTISVDGAFASPLSRRVYSQNELEQVIRELHETGAGIMKIIPESGLRLAQFTYDWVFPEAYFAVAREMTARLGLILAIHAKGPESIGMGLKYSVDCIEHATEASVTQLKEMQGKGIYLSPTLEGLWCRLNYATSAGSGVATAAFEWGNATQMFRNAVVLNNGKPFTHFLFGSDAGSACTPHASLRELYLMRKLGLPAEDCLRAAMVNGARFMKLHGSIGQLTPGYCADMIFWRRNPLELDVADWEHLDQYIAAVMLDGNLIEP, from the coding sequence ATGAAAGACAGCGCTGGCGTCAGAACGGTTCCTGTAGACGCAATCGCCTTTCTTCAAGACAACGTTGCATGGAATAGGGTAAGCTTCTGTATTCAGGATGGTAAAATTCTATCATGTGAATCTCGAAACGATCCAGCACAATTTTTTGTAACGCCAGGTTTCGTTAACTGCCATATGCACTGGCTGATGCTCGGCGAGCCAACGCTGGAAAGAGAAATTGAATTGATGAAAAACAGGCCTGATGAGATGATCGATATCATGGTGGAAAATGCGCGATCCACGGTCCTCAAAGGCATCACGGCGTGTTGTGATAAAGGCCCTCCTGGACTGGAAACCCACCGGATATATCAGGGATTAAGAACGGCAAAATCCTGTGGATTGCCGGTGCCAAAGACCCTGGTGTCAACATGGACGATATCGGTGGATGGCGCCTTTGCAAGCCCGCTTTCCCGGCGTGTGTACAGTCAGAATGAGCTGGAACAAGTAATCCGGGAATTACACGAAACGGGGGCCGGCATCATGAAGATTATACCGGAATCAGGATTGCGCCTTGCGCAGTTCACGTATGACTGGGTGTTTCCGGAGGCGTATTTTGCCGTAGCAAGGGAGATGACTGCCAGGCTCGGACTGATACTCGCCATTCACGCGAAAGGCCCAGAGTCCATCGGGATGGGATTGAAGTACTCCGTGGATTGCATTGAACATGCGACAGAGGCTTCCGTAACGCAGCTTAAAGAAATGCAGGGCAAGGGGATTTATCTCTCACCAACCCTGGAAGGCCTGTGGTGCCGCCTGAACTATGCAACGAGCGCCGGTTCGGGCGTTGCAACGGCGGCTTTTGAATGGGGAAATGCCACACAGATGTTCCGCAATGCCGTTGTGCTGAACAACGGCAAACCATTCACGCATTTTCTCTTTGGTTCCGATGCAGGTAGTGCGTGCACCCCTCATGCCTCACTCAGGGAATTGTATCTTATGAGAAAATTGGGCTTGCCGGCAGAAGATTGTTTGCGGGCCGCCATGGTTAACGGCGCCCGGTTCATGAAATTGCACGGGTCCATCGGACAATTGACGCCGGGATATTGCGCCGACATGATCTTCTGGCGCCGAAATCCGCTGGAACTTGATGTGGCAGACTGGGAGCACCTTGACCAGTACATCGCAGCCGTAATGCTTGACGGGAATCTGATAGAACCGTAA
- a CDS encoding helix-turn-helix domain-containing protein codes for MRQAKIQLTEEERANLKSFRSKGQHMTREVNRAHILSALDQNVPEKHILSVLGVGRTAIWRTRSAYLEKGLDYALHDVVRPGQPVKYGTNQQAEVVALACSGCSPQAKHISI; via the coding sequence ATGAGACAAGCAAAAATTCAACTTACCGAGGAAGAACGAGCAAACTTGAAGTCATTTCGCTCCAAGGGGCAGCACATGACAAGAGAAGTCAATCGTGCGCATATATTATCGGCTTTAGACCAAAATGTGCCTGAAAAACATATTCTGTCTGTTCTGGGTGTTGGCCGCACTGCCATTTGGCGGACACGCTCTGCATATCTTGAGAAGGGCTTGGATTATGCACTTCACGATGTTGTCAGACCCGGCCAACCGGTAAAATACGGAACCAACCAACAAGCCGAAGTCGTAGCTTTGGCATGTAGCGGATGTTCACCCCAAGCAAAACACATAAGTATTTAA